A single window of Streptomyces diastaticus subsp. diastaticus DNA harbors:
- a CDS encoding DUF5996 family protein, with translation MSQRGTARPDLDYEQLAPTVDYVNRVVQVAGKYTLDEPFEVGWGNVVLDVTPRGLSTRTFRHPEVAFRVHYRLLDGDVLIESDRGTRTLSLRHESVASFYRAFCGTAAGLGIGPPNSSLICEIPGSPPAFEDDRVPRDWDADAARLMNTAVNLAADGLETWQAPYLGHRPRVGVMWGGFDLSATRWRPQRTTPTPGRPAFQQNAELHAYLSVGFSFGSSRSPHPGMYAYLWPQPDGLGSRAWGVEGAAWHPDAGLVQLPWPALMRTPDPVRSVVAFGDAVQAAAVDLAGWPDDLVCPRVDGWYMSRTPTAEVQRLEQEWHEHVHARD, from the coding sequence ATGAGCCAACGCGGCACCGCGCGGCCCGACCTCGACTACGAGCAACTGGCACCCACGGTCGACTACGTGAACCGGGTGGTGCAGGTCGCGGGCAAGTACACCCTCGACGAGCCCTTCGAGGTCGGCTGGGGCAACGTCGTCCTCGACGTCACCCCGCGCGGCCTCTCCACCCGCACCTTCCGGCATCCCGAGGTCGCCTTCCGGGTCCACTACCGGCTGCTCGACGGTGACGTGCTGATCGAGTCCGACCGCGGCACCCGCACCCTCTCCCTGCGCCACGAGTCGGTCGCCTCCTTCTACCGGGCGTTCTGCGGGACCGCGGCCGGACTCGGCATCGGCCCGCCCAACTCCTCGCTGATCTGCGAGATCCCCGGCTCCCCGCCGGCCTTCGAGGACGACCGCGTCCCGCGCGACTGGGACGCCGACGCGGCCCGCCTGATGAACACCGCCGTGAACCTCGCCGCCGACGGCCTGGAGACCTGGCAGGCCCCCTACCTGGGCCACCGCCCCCGCGTGGGCGTGATGTGGGGCGGCTTCGACCTCTCGGCCACCCGCTGGCGCCCCCAGCGCACCACCCCCACCCCCGGCCGGCCCGCCTTCCAGCAGAACGCCGAACTGCACGCGTACCTCTCGGTCGGCTTCTCCTTCGGCAGTTCCCGGTCCCCGCACCCCGGCATGTACGCCTACCTCTGGCCCCAGCCCGACGGCCTCGGCTCCCGCGCCTGGGGCGTCGAGGGCGCCGCCTGGCACCCGGACGCGGGCCTGGTCCAGCTCCCCTGGCCGGCCCTCATGCGGACCCCGGACCCCGTCCGGTCGGTCGTCGCTTTCGGCGACGCGGTCCAGGCCGCCGCCGTCGACCTGGCGGGCTGGCCCGACGACCTGGTCTGCCCGCGCGTGGACGGCTGGTACATGAGCCGCACCCCGACCGCGGAGGTGCAGCGCCTGGAACAGGAGTGGCACGAGCACGTCCACGCGCGCGACTGA
- the tesB gene encoding acyl-CoA thioesterase II, with amino-acid sequence MNDALAGLLALLDLERIEQDIFRGQSRSAVIPRVFGGQVAAQALVAAGRTVPDDRHTHSLHAYFLRPGDPGAPIVYTVDRIRDGRSFTTRRVVAVQHGQPVFHLSASFQSGEEGLDHQEPMPPAPDPETLATAEELVPRHAAAFTDEGVADRLLEARAAVDLRYVHEPPYATRGTPRDPRSQVWFRTNGKLGDVDPLTHVCLTTYVSDMTLLDSVLLAHGRGGWATGDITGASLDHAMWFHRPLRADDWLLYDQYSPSASGGRGLGQGRIYTRDGKLAVTVIQEGVMRVPR; translated from the coding sequence GTGAACGACGCACTGGCCGGACTGCTGGCCCTGCTCGACCTGGAGCGGATCGAGCAGGACATCTTCCGCGGACAGTCCCGCTCGGCCGTCATCCCCCGCGTCTTCGGCGGCCAGGTCGCCGCCCAGGCGCTGGTGGCGGCCGGGCGGACCGTCCCGGACGACCGGCACACCCACTCCCTGCACGCGTACTTCCTGCGCCCCGGGGACCCGGGCGCGCCGATCGTCTACACCGTCGACCGCATCCGCGACGGCCGCTCCTTCACCACCCGGCGGGTCGTCGCCGTCCAGCACGGCCAGCCGGTCTTCCACCTCTCCGCCTCCTTCCAGAGCGGGGAGGAGGGCCTGGACCACCAGGAGCCGATGCCGCCCGCGCCGGACCCGGAGACCCTCGCCACCGCCGAGGAACTGGTCCCGCGCCACGCCGCCGCCTTCACCGACGAGGGCGTCGCCGACCGCCTCCTGGAGGCCCGGGCCGCCGTCGACCTGCGCTACGTCCACGAGCCTCCGTACGCCACCCGCGGCACCCCGCGCGACCCCCGCTCCCAGGTCTGGTTCCGCACCAACGGCAAGCTCGGCGACGTCGACCCGCTCACCCACGTCTGCCTGACCACGTACGTCTCGGACATGACGCTGCTCGACTCGGTCCTGCTCGCGCACGGCCGGGGCGGCTGGGCCACCGGCGACATCACCGGAGCCAGCCTCGACCACGCCATGTGGTTCCACCGCCCGCTCCGCGCCGACGACTGGCTCCTCTACGACCAGTACTCCCCGTCGGCCTCCGGCGGACGCGGGCTGGGACAGGGCCGCATCTACACGCGGGACGGGAAGCTCGCCGTCACGGTGATCCAGGAAGGGGTCATGCGCGTCCCGCGCTGA
- a CDS encoding acyl-CoA dehydrogenase family protein, with protein sequence MRRTVYNEDHEAFRDTLRSFIEAEVVPVHDEWLAAGQAPREFYHKLGELGIFGIEVPEEFGGAGEESFKYQAIISEECARAGVSFGGSGVHVALCLPYLKAYATEDQKKRWLPDFVTGASMYAIAMTEPGTGSDLAGMKTTAKLSADGSHYVLNGAKTFITGGVHADRVIVCARTAAPTPEDRRFGISLFVVDTTSEGYAVGRKLDKLGLRTSDTAELSFTDVKVPARDLLGEENKGFAYLGQNLPQERLGIAVGAYAQAAAAIRFAQEYVQDRAVFGKTVASFQNTKFELAACQAEVDAAEAVCDRALEAHDAGELSAAEAASAKLFCTEVASRVIDRCLQLHGGYGYMNEYPIARLYADNRVNRIYGGTSEVMKMIIAKNMGL encoded by the coding sequence ATGCGTCGTACGGTGTACAACGAGGACCACGAGGCGTTCCGCGACACCCTCCGGTCCTTCATCGAGGCCGAGGTCGTCCCGGTCCACGACGAGTGGCTCGCCGCCGGCCAGGCGCCGCGGGAGTTCTACCACAAGCTCGGTGAGCTGGGGATCTTCGGCATCGAGGTGCCCGAGGAGTTCGGCGGCGCCGGCGAGGAGTCCTTCAAGTACCAGGCGATCATCTCCGAGGAGTGCGCCCGCGCCGGCGTCTCCTTCGGCGGCTCCGGCGTCCACGTCGCGCTCTGCCTGCCCTACCTCAAGGCGTACGCCACCGAGGACCAGAAGAAGCGCTGGCTGCCCGACTTCGTCACCGGCGCGAGCATGTACGCCATCGCCATGACCGAGCCCGGCACCGGCTCCGACCTGGCCGGCATGAAGACGACCGCCAAGCTCTCGGCCGACGGCAGCCACTACGTGCTCAACGGCGCCAAGACCTTCATCACCGGCGGCGTCCACGCCGACCGCGTCATCGTCTGCGCCCGCACCGCCGCGCCCACCCCCGAGGACCGCCGCTTCGGCATCTCCCTCTTCGTGGTCGACACCACGTCCGAGGGGTACGCCGTCGGCCGCAAGCTCGACAAGCTGGGCCTGCGCACCTCCGACACCGCCGAGCTCTCCTTCACCGACGTCAAGGTCCCCGCCCGGGACCTGCTCGGCGAGGAGAACAAGGGCTTCGCCTACCTCGGCCAGAACCTCCCCCAGGAGCGCCTGGGCATCGCGGTGGGCGCCTACGCCCAGGCCGCCGCCGCCATCCGGTTCGCCCAGGAGTACGTCCAGGACCGCGCGGTCTTCGGCAAGACGGTCGCCTCCTTCCAGAACACCAAGTTCGAGCTGGCCGCCTGCCAGGCCGAGGTCGACGCCGCCGAGGCCGTCTGCGACCGCGCCCTGGAGGCCCACGACGCCGGCGAGCTGAGCGCCGCCGAGGCCGCGTCCGCCAAGCTGTTCTGCACCGAGGTCGCCTCCCGCGTCATCGACCGCTGCCTCCAGCTGCACGGCGGCTACGGCTACATGAACGAGTACCCGATCGCCCGCCTGTACGCGGACAACCGCGTCAACCGCATCTACGGCGGCACCAGCGAGGTCATGAAGATGATCATCGCGAAGAACATGGGGCTCTGA
- a CDS encoding SACE_7040 family transcriptional regulator, protein MTPTAAPTRREQILKEAARLFAERGFHGVGVDEIGAAVGISGPGLYRHFAGKDAMLAELLVGISEQLLEGGRRRTEAAGRAAPEAVLDSLIAGHIDFALDDRPLITLHDRELDRLRDADRKRVRRLQRQYVELWVEAVRRRYPEFPEPAARACVHAVFGLLNSTPHLGRPGALPGRAGTAELLHRLARGAFAAGAEVPARG, encoded by the coding sequence ATGACTCCCACCGCCGCCCCCACCCGCCGCGAGCAGATCCTCAAGGAGGCCGCCCGCCTCTTCGCCGAGCGCGGCTTCCACGGGGTCGGCGTGGACGAGATAGGGGCCGCCGTCGGCATCAGCGGGCCCGGCCTCTACCGCCACTTCGCGGGCAAGGACGCGATGCTCGCCGAACTGCTCGTCGGCATCTCCGAACAGCTCCTGGAAGGCGGAAGGCGGCGCACCGAGGCGGCCGGACGCGCCGCGCCGGAGGCCGTCCTCGACTCGCTCATCGCGGGCCACATCGACTTCGCCCTCGACGACCGCCCCCTGATCACTCTCCACGACCGCGAGCTGGACCGCCTGCGTGACGCCGACCGCAAGCGGGTCCGCCGCCTCCAGCGCCAGTACGTCGAGCTGTGGGTCGAGGCCGTGCGCCGCCGCTACCCGGAGTTCCCCGAGCCCGCCGCCCGCGCGTGCGTCCACGCGGTGTTCGGCCTGCTCAACTCCACGCCGCACCTCGGCCGCCCCGGCGCCCTGCCCGGCCGCGCGGGCACCGCCGAACTGCTGCACCGCCTCGCCCGGGGCGCCTTCGCGGCCGGTGCCGAGGTGCCGGCAAGGGGCTGA